The Chloroflexus aggregans DSM 9485 genome segment TGTTGCCAACGCCGGTATCACTCCTTGCTCGAACGTGTAGAGCAGGCCGGCAAAAAGCCCAATCGCGAACGTGAAGATGAGATGGATGATCCGGATGCTTAGCATACAATTGCTCCTAGAGTGTGCTTACCAAAGCGGCGGTTCAAAAATCTTGAGCGCCAGAATAATGATGACCAGTATGCCCATGGTGATGCCAACCTGATTGGAACGGCGCGCTAGCGTCTGATACTCCGGGTCGCCGCTCCCTTTGGTATCAAGCGTCTTGATTTGTCGGCTGAGCAGAGGGGTGTAGACCCCATATGCTAACGCCATTGCTACGAGATAAAGCGCGATTGCCACCCACAAAAACGGTGCAACGTTTTTACCCATGGCAATCATAAGTACGCCGGTGATGCCTCCGATGAGATAGCACGGATTAGCAACGTAGTCGTCGATGAACTTGACGCC includes the following:
- a CDS encoding DUF2269 family protein; the protein is MHPPPEGAQPLVYTLLVFLHIFTTMTAVGLNASYAIWIARGTRDPASLPFALRGVKFIDDYVANPCYLIGGITGVLMIAMGKNVAPFLWVAIALYLVAMALAYGVYTPLLSRQIKTLDTKGSGDPEYQTLARRSNQVGITMGILVIIILALKIFEPPLW